One region of Chlorobiota bacterium genomic DNA includes:
- a CDS encoding 2-hydroxymuconic semialdehyde dehydrogenase, producing the protein MQPNHLPLFINGHYTNASSGQTFNDISPVDGRLVATVAQADASDVDRAVQAAKQALHGAWGKMGVGERCDLLARVADRIMERFDEFLAAEINDTGKPVGWACNVDIPRGAANFRIFANLVRNLPTESFQTDTDDGRGALNYALRSPVGVVGVICPWNLPLLLMTWKVAPALACGNTVVVKPSEETPATATLLGHVMNEVGIPPGVYNVVHGFGPGSAGEAITLHPDISAITFTGESRTGQSIMRAAAANVKHLSFELGGKNPAIIFADADFEAAVKGTARSTFANCGQVCLCSERVYVERPIYERFVEALQREAENLKYGDPMDPATTIGPLISNVHREKVLSYYQLAREEGATVITGGGVPDVGEAYAGGAWVQPTIWTGLPESARCIREEIFGPVCHVQPFDSDEEAVAMANDSQYGLCAAVWTQHLTRAHWLGKQLEAGMIWVNTWFLRDLRTPFGGVKLSGIGREGGIHSVNFYSEMKNVCVKL; encoded by the coding sequence ATGCAGCCAAACCACCTGCCGCTATTTATCAATGGCCACTACACCAACGCTTCGTCGGGCCAGACCTTCAACGACATCAGCCCCGTTGATGGGCGATTGGTTGCCACCGTGGCCCAAGCCGATGCCAGCGATGTTGACCGCGCCGTGCAAGCCGCCAAACAAGCACTCCATGGAGCTTGGGGGAAGATGGGCGTTGGGGAACGCTGCGACCTTCTGGCACGCGTGGCCGACCGGATCATGGAACGGTTCGATGAGTTCCTTGCCGCAGAAATCAACGACACCGGGAAGCCCGTTGGCTGGGCCTGCAACGTTGATATCCCCCGCGGCGCGGCGAACTTCCGAATCTTCGCCAACCTTGTGCGGAACCTTCCCACCGAATCGTTCCAAACCGACACCGACGACGGACGCGGCGCGCTGAACTACGCGCTTCGCTCCCCCGTTGGCGTTGTTGGCGTGATCTGCCCCTGGAACCTTCCACTGCTGCTGATGACCTGGAAGGTTGCCCCCGCGCTTGCCTGCGGCAACACCGTTGTGGTGAAACCAAGCGAGGAAACCCCCGCCACCGCCACACTGCTTGGCCACGTGATGAACGAAGTTGGAATCCCCCCGGGCGTGTACAACGTGGTTCACGGGTTTGGCCCCGGTTCGGCGGGTGAGGCCATCACGCTCCACCCTGACATCTCCGCCATCACCTTCACCGGGGAAAGCCGCACGGGGCAATCTATCATGCGGGCGGCGGCGGCAAATGTGAAGCATCTATCGTTCGAGCTTGGCGGCAAAAATCCCGCCATCATCTTTGCCGATGCCGACTTCGAGGCGGCGGTGAAAGGGACCGCACGGTCCACCTTCGCCAACTGTGGCCAGGTCTGCCTTTGCTCCGAACGCGTCTATGTGGAACGCCCCATCTACGAACGATTTGTTGAGGCCCTGCAGCGCGAAGCCGAAAACCTGAAGTATGGCGACCCCATGGACCCCGCCACAACCATCGGCCCGTTGATCTCGAACGTCCACCGGGAGAAGGTCCTCAGTTACTACCAACTGGCACGGGAAGAAGGGGCAACGGTCATCACCGGCGGCGGCGTTCCCGACGTTGGGGAAGCCTACGCTGGCGGAGCGTGGGTCCAGCCCACCATCTGGACCGGGCTGCCCGAAAGCGCGCGCTGCATCCGCGAGGAAATTTTTGGACCGGTCTGCCACGTCCAACCGTTCGACAGCGACGAGGAAGCCGTGGCAATGGCCAACGACAGCCAGTACGGGCTGTGCGCCGCCGTTTGGACCCAACATCTAACGCGCGCCCATTGGCTGGGGAAGCAATTGGAGGCGGGGATGATTTGGGTGAACACCTGGTTCCTTCGCGATTTGCGCACCCCGTTCGGCGGCGTAAAACTTAGCGGGATTGGGCGCGAAGGGGGAATCCATTCGGTGAATTTCTACAGCGAAATGAAAAACGTCTGCGTGAAACTGTGA
- a CDS encoding mechanosensitive ion channel family protein: MDSTLVYLKRTLLGEKLEFSLLDFGLKFIAAIIVLIIGILLMKLMMSVITSALKRTVHDPTVRRYSSSAARILLWVILILVLLGVFGIETTSLVTVLGAAGLAIGLALQGSLSNFAAGFMLLMFRPFKAGDEVEVSGVTGTVIEIGIFSTMIDMPDNVRAFVPNSTIFSGVIKNRSVHEYVRIELKVTIGENVEITRAQQLIQRLFITNDQILEIPRPNVQVVQGDSAGVTLAIHCYARLRDANPVQTSLIKQIREQLRAEDIQVLKG; encoded by the coding sequence ATGGACAGCACGCTGGTCTATCTAAAACGGACGTTACTTGGCGAGAAGTTGGAGTTCTCGTTGTTGGATTTTGGGCTGAAGTTCATTGCGGCAATCATCGTTCTTATCATCGGCATCTTGCTGATGAAGCTGATGATGTCGGTAATCACCAGCGCGCTAAAACGGACCGTGCACGACCCCACGGTGCGGCGGTACAGCAGCAGCGCGGCGCGCATCCTGTTGTGGGTGATTCTGATCCTTGTTCTGCTTGGGGTGTTCGGCATCGAAACCACCTCGTTGGTGACGGTGCTGGGGGCTGCTGGGCTTGCAATCGGGTTGGCGTTGCAGGGGTCGCTTTCCAATTTTGCGGCTGGGTTTATGCTGCTGATGTTCCGCCCGTTCAAGGCGGGGGATGAGGTGGAGGTAAGCGGCGTTACCGGAACGGTGATCGAGATTGGCATCTTTTCCACAATGATTGATATGCCCGATAACGTCAGGGCGTTTGTTCCCAACAGCACCATTTTCAGCGGGGTGATTAAAAACCGAAGCGTGCATGAGTATGTTCGGATTGAGCTGAAGGTGACGATTGGCGAAAATGTTGAGATCACCCGCGCCCAGCAGTTGATCCAGCGGCTGTTTATCACCAACGACCAAATCCTGGAAATCCCCCGCCCCAATGTTCAAGTGGTCCAGGGGGACAGTGCCGGGGTGACGCTTGCCATCCACTGCTACGCACGCCTGCGCGACGCAAACCCGGTGCAGACCTCGCTGATTAAACAAATCCGCGAGCAACTGCGGGCCGAGGATATCCAGGTGCTGAAGGGGTAG
- a CDS encoding IS630 family transposase, whose amino-acid sequence MRALWCAIYGERDGSIAEASGLCVQEDESGLPKGNRAEQEEFLERLAGLLADRGEGEEGGVVYFSDAVHPQHNTRSSYGWIKSGSRYEVRSNTGRERVNINAALNAHDVGDVEVVESERVDSESTIELYAALERKHPSGRIRVICDNARYYRSRRLREWLSSSRIEQVFLPSYSPNLNLIERLWKYMRKKVIDRRYYETKDEFRGAIRRFFNDIEEYRPELERLLTLNFHVL is encoded by the coding sequence GTGCGAGCGTTATGGTGTGCGATATACGGAGAGCGGGATGGTAGCATTGCTGAAGCGTCTGGGCTTTGTGTACAAGAAGACGAGTCTGGTCTGCCGAAGGGGAATCGAGCGGAGCAGGAGGAATTTCTTGAACGTCTGGCGGGATTGCTTGCTGATAGGGGTGAAGGCGAGGAAGGTGGGGTAGTGTATTTCAGTGATGCGGTGCATCCTCAGCACAACACACGGAGCAGTTACGGGTGGATCAAGTCGGGGAGTCGGTATGAAGTGCGATCGAACACGGGTCGGGAACGTGTGAACATCAACGCGGCATTGAACGCGCATGATGTGGGAGATGTGGAGGTGGTGGAAAGCGAGCGGGTGGATAGTGAATCAACGATTGAGTTGTATGCAGCCTTAGAGCGGAAGCATCCGAGTGGAAGGATCAGAGTGATTTGCGACAACGCGAGATACTATCGGAGTCGTCGTTTGCGGGAGTGGTTATCATCATCGCGAATAGAGCAGGTATTTTTGCCGAGTTACTCACCGAATTTGAATTTAATTGAGCGATTATGGAAATACATGAGGAAGAAGGTAATAGACAGGAGGTATTATGAAACGAAGGATGAATTTCGTGGAGCTATCCGAAGATTTTTCAACGATATTGAGGAGTACCGCCCAGAGTTAGAGAGACTTCTAACCCTGAATTTCCACGTGCTCTGA
- a CDS encoding glucosidase — MTIEEQRLNESTERSRHWKRWGPYLSERAWGTVREDYSPNGEPWEYFPFDHARYRAYRWNEDGIGGICDRHQFICFALTLWNGRDPFLKERLFGLNGKEGNHGEDVKEHYFFLDSTPTHSSMRFLYKYPHAEFPYQRLLEENRRRGKADPEFELDDTGIFDEDRYFDVEIEYAKADVEDILISITATNRGPDPATLHLLPTLWFRNTWTWGRDTWEKPRLHAVPNAACPIIQLDHHYYQQRRLYCEGNPMLLFTENNTNNRRLYNAPNSTPFVKDSINEYLVRGNGGAVNPDHEGTKASAHYRIRLEPGEQRTIRLRLTDRDYGVERVRAFGREFSQVMARRRAEADEFYHTIIPHNLSDDARNVMRQAFAGLLWTKQYYHYVISEWVEGDPALPSPPAERHSGRNSDWPHLYNSDVISMPDAWEYPWYAAWDLAFHCIPLALVDPEFAKQQLILFLREWYMHPNGQIPAYEWKLGDVNPPVHAWAALRVYRIEKKRKGKGDRVFLERVFQKLLLNFTWWVNRKDAEGNNIFEGGFLGLDNIGVFDRSAPLPTGGHLEQSDGTSWMAMYTLNMMAIALELAHQNPAYEDLATKFWEHFLYISHAMNIRGNDGLDMWDEEDGFYYDIIHLPHGFFPVRIRSMVGLISLFAVETIEPALLEQLPGFRRRMEWFLENRPDLLSGIAQMNAPGTGQRRLMALANEERLRSILKYMLDENEFLSEHGIRSLSRHHRQHPYRLQVEGMEYRVDYEPAESQTGMFGGNSNWRGPVWFPVNFLIIESLQKFHHYYGDDFTVEFPTGSGTMLNLWEVAMELERRLAGLFLRGDADRRPANGGNPRLDADPNWRDLVLFHEYFHGDTGAGLGASHQTGWTALVAKIIQQMGEMKGEETKG; from the coding sequence ATGACCATCGAAGAACAACGCCTGAACGAAAGCACCGAACGAAGCCGCCATTGGAAACGGTGGGGACCATACTTAAGCGAGCGTGCCTGGGGGACCGTGCGCGAAGACTACAGTCCCAACGGCGAACCCTGGGAGTACTTCCCCTTTGACCACGCACGCTACCGCGCCTATCGCTGGAACGAGGATGGAATCGGTGGAATCTGCGACCGCCACCAATTCATCTGCTTCGCGCTGACGCTTTGGAACGGGCGCGACCCGTTCCTGAAAGAACGGTTGTTCGGCCTTAACGGGAAGGAGGGGAACCACGGCGAGGATGTGAAGGAACACTATTTCTTCCTGGACAGCACCCCCACCCACTCCTCCATGCGGTTCCTGTACAAGTACCCCCACGCCGAATTCCCCTACCAACGGCTGCTGGAGGAAAACCGCCGCCGTGGAAAAGCGGACCCTGAGTTCGAGCTGGACGACACCGGAATTTTCGATGAGGACCGGTACTTCGATGTTGAGATTGAGTACGCCAAAGCTGATGTGGAGGACATCCTGATCTCCATCACCGCAACCAACCGTGGGCCGGACCCGGCCACGCTTCACTTGCTTCCCACCCTCTGGTTCCGCAACACGTGGACGTGGGGAAGGGATACGTGGGAGAAGCCCCGGCTTCACGCCGTTCCGAATGCTGCGTGCCCAATCATCCAGCTGGACCACCATTACTACCAGCAGCGGAGGCTGTACTGCGAGGGGAACCCGATGCTGCTGTTCACCGAGAACAACACGAACAACCGCAGGCTGTACAACGCCCCGAACTCCACCCCGTTCGTCAAGGATAGCATCAACGAATATTTGGTGCGGGGCAACGGCGGCGCGGTGAACCCGGACCACGAAGGGACAAAGGCTTCGGCCCACTACCGGATTCGATTGGAGCCGGGGGAGCAGCGGACAATCAGGCTGCGGCTGACCGATCGGGATTACGGGGTGGAGCGTGTGCGGGCGTTTGGCCGCGAGTTCAGCCAGGTGATGGCGCGGCGGCGTGCCGAGGCCGATGAGTTCTACCACACGATCATCCCCCACAACCTTAGCGATGATGCCCGCAACGTCATGCGCCAAGCGTTTGCGGGGCTGCTTTGGACCAAGCAGTATTACCACTATGTGATCTCCGAATGGGTGGAAGGCGACCCCGCGTTGCCCTCGCCCCCTGCCGAACGCCACAGCGGGCGCAACAGCGATTGGCCCCACCTGTACAACTCCGACGTTATCTCCATGCCCGACGCTTGGGAATATCCGTGGTATGCGGCGTGGGACCTTGCGTTCCATTGCATCCCCCTTGCGTTGGTGGACCCCGAGTTTGCAAAGCAGCAGTTGATCCTGTTCCTGCGCGAATGGTACATGCACCCGAACGGCCAGATACCCGCCTACGAGTGGAAGTTGGGCGACGTCAACCCGCCGGTCCATGCGTGGGCGGCGTTGCGGGTGTACAGGATTGAGAAGAAACGGAAGGGAAAGGGGGACCGCGTTTTCCTTGAGCGGGTGTTCCAGAAACTGCTGCTGAATTTCACGTGGTGGGTGAACCGGAAGGATGCCGAAGGGAACAACATCTTCGAAGGGGGATTTTTGGGCTTGGACAACATCGGCGTGTTCGACCGCAGCGCGCCGCTGCCAACGGGGGGACATCTGGAGCAATCCGACGGCACAAGCTGGATGGCGATGTACACCCTGAACATGATGGCAATCGCGCTGGAGCTTGCCCACCAGAACCCTGCCTACGAGGACCTTGCCACAAAATTCTGGGAGCATTTCCTGTACATCTCCCACGCCATGAACATCCGGGGGAACGACGGGTTGGATATGTGGGATGAGGAGGACGGTTTCTACTACGACATCATCCATCTGCCGCATGGCTTCTTCCCGGTTCGGATACGCTCGATGGTGGGATTGATCTCGCTGTTTGCCGTGGAGACAATCGAGCCGGCGTTGCTGGAGCAACTTCCCGGGTTCCGCCGGCGGATGGAGTGGTTCCTGGAGAATCGCCCCGATCTGCTGAGCGGCATTGCCCAGATGAACGCCCCAGGCACCGGCCAGCGGAGGCTGATGGCACTGGCCAACGAGGAACGCCTGCGAAGCATCCTGAAGTATATGCTGGACGAAAACGAATTCCTTTCCGAGCATGGCATTCGCTCGCTGTCGCGGCACCACCGCCAGCATCCGTACCGGCTGCAGGTGGAGGGGATGGAGTATCGGGTGGATTACGAGCCGGCCGAATCGCAGACCGGGATGTTTGGCGGAAACTCCAACTGGCGCGGGCCGGTGTGGTTCCCGGTGAACTTCCTGATTATTGAATCGCTGCAAAAATTCCACCACTACTACGGCGACGATTTCACCGTTGAGTTCCCAACCGGATCGGGGACCATGTTGAATTTGTGGGAAGTGGCGATGGAGCTGGAGCGAAGGCTTGCGGGATTATTCCTGCGTGGCGATGCGGATCGCCGCCCAGCCAACGGAGGGAACCCCCGCCTTGATGCCGATCCCAACTGGCGCGACCTTGTGCTGTTCCACGAATACTTCCATGGCGACACCGGCGCGGGGCTTGGCGCAAGCCACCAAACCGGCTGGACCGCGTTGGTGGCAAAGATCATCCAGCAAATGGGGGAGATGAAGGGGGAAGAAACGAAGGGGTAA
- a CDS encoding GAF domain-containing protein, producing the protein MNSVQFRDAIKPQDGLAVVITLLGVAIALFLPDPIIKIIGGAVAVLGGLALYATIRQRMNDQVQIRQRSTTLPTPAFKTKVKTDPNSSTRRIVFDVDDFQEKFGPEDEPEPTREPSRPLVSSTERTSERTSNSPIGGRRSFGDDDDVNAGSFDVTPSVPSRPSRSFGDDGNDQEGEESGGESFRIIKPIRTAAPASQESPVAAATPAAAPVAASPTAAQPSAAVPELPSPEPIAAPEPPSPKPVATPEIEVAPAAPIAEPAQAPSVELPQKEQVADAVPLTGPVEEVQPERIPVRHQVQMMLDDFLASDGDEEGKGSEPRAEFVRLVAQTLNAVARSIEARSIVYFWVNLERGHVLPEATVTTGNVEVKTGTRFPIGTDIISQIARSGVPEIITDISPAAGRELIQYYARETDTRSFVGVPVFFRREAVGVLAADSNIENAFDEGSVATLAEYTRLISGLIRSYTEKFDLQLSARTLDAFEQMHRAFTGTSLTPEAVAKMLVDHVSQLFDSAYVACVLFDTERGEWRISAVHSDTLKWEVKALQPDMHGSLIGRATRFAEEVYIAQIGKETRFRMGEKLPVGGTFLTLPLVAAAKCYGALAIEHPAASAYIPRDVDILRDLVRYAAMAIEVYNANQAVESQSVFDEVTGLYNSDYLYSALTREVSRARDFATPLTLALITIDMPVSLQVKGQPELEETVYAHVGAMISRAIRPYDTAGRLPDGGFGVVLIGKNDQQAYLWGEKLRKEIAGRVITVGQRKLSVTISTGLCDLGDLEGADVVINGARQALDTARKGEGNAIVLY; encoded by the coding sequence ATGAACTCCGTACAATTCCGTGACGCAATCAAACCGCAGGATGGCTTGGCGGTGGTGATCACCCTGCTGGGTGTGGCCATTGCTCTGTTCCTGCCCGATCCGATCATCAAAATTATCGGCGGGGCGGTGGCGGTGCTTGGCGGGTTGGCGTTGTACGCCACCATCCGCCAGCGGATGAACGACCAAGTGCAAATCCGCCAACGAAGCACCACGCTTCCAACACCGGCGTTCAAAACCAAAGTAAAAACCGACCCCAACAGCAGCACCCGCCGCATTGTTTTTGACGTTGATGACTTCCAAGAAAAATTTGGACCGGAGGATGAACCGGAACCCACGCGCGAGCCATCACGCCCGCTGGTATCATCAACCGAAAGGACTTCGGAACGGACCTCTAACTCCCCAATCGGCGGGCGGCGCAGTTTTGGTGATGATGACGACGTGAATGCCGGTTCGTTCGACGTAACCCCATCGGTCCCATCGCGCCCTTCGCGCAGCTTTGGTGATGATGGCAACGATCAGGAAGGTGAGGAATCTGGCGGGGAATCGTTCCGCATCATCAAGCCGATCCGCACCGCGGCCCCTGCTTCCCAAGAATCGCCCGTGGCCGCTGCCACGCCGGCAGCCGCGCCGGTCGCGGCATCGCCCACAGCGGCGCAGCCTTCTGCTGCCGTGCCGGAGTTGCCATCGCCCGAGCCAATTGCTGCCCCGGAACCACCATCACCCAAGCCAGTTGCCACGCCGGAGATTGAGGTTGCGCCAGCGGCTCCCATCGCCGAACCGGCCCAGGCGCCAAGCGTTGAGCTTCCCCAAAAGGAGCAGGTTGCCGATGCGGTCCCGCTAACCGGGCCGGTGGAGGAAGTCCAGCCGGAACGGATACCGGTGCGCCACCAGGTGCAGATGATGCTGGACGATTTTTTGGCTTCCGATGGAGATGAGGAAGGGAAGGGGAGCGAGCCGCGGGCCGAGTTCGTTCGGTTGGTTGCGCAGACGCTGAACGCTGTTGCCCGCTCGATCGAGGCGCGGTCCATCGTCTATTTTTGGGTGAATCTTGAACGCGGCCACGTTCTGCCGGAAGCAACCGTTACCACCGGAAACGTCGAGGTGAAAACCGGAACGCGGTTCCCGATCGGGACCGACATCATCAGCCAGATTGCCCGCAGTGGCGTGCCGGAAATCATCACCGACATCAGCCCAGCCGCCGGGCGCGAGCTTATCCAATACTACGCCCGCGAAACCGATACCCGCTCCTTTGTTGGGGTCCCCGTCTTTTTCCGCCGCGAGGCTGTGGGGGTGCTGGCCGCCGATTCGAACATCGAGAACGCCTTCGATGAAGGTTCGGTTGCCACCCTTGCCGAATACACCCGGCTGATCTCTGGGCTGATTCGCAGCTACACCGAGAAGTTCGACCTGCAACTGAGCGCGCGGACTTTGGATGCGTTCGAGCAGATGCACCGCGCCTTCACGGGGACCTCGCTGACCCCCGAAGCGGTGGCAAAAATGTTGGTGGATCATGTCTCGCAGCTGTTCGATTCCGCCTACGTTGCCTGCGTGTTGTTCGACACCGAGCGGGGCGAGTGGCGGATTTCGGCGGTCCACTCCGACACGCTGAAGTGGGAGGTGAAAGCCCTGCAGCCCGACATGCACGGCAGCTTGATTGGCCGCGCAACGCGGTTTGCCGAGGAGGTCTATATCGCCCAGATTGGAAAGGAGACCCGCTTCCGAATGGGGGAGAAACTTCCGGTTGGCGGAACCTTCCTGACGCTGCCGTTGGTGGCCGCCGCCAAGTGCTACGGCGCGTTGGCGATTGAGCATCCGGCGGCATCGGCCTACATCCCCCGCGATGTTGATATCCTGCGCGATTTGGTCCGCTATGCTGCAATGGCCATTGAGGTCTATAACGCCAACCAGGCGGTGGAGTCGCAAAGCGTGTTCGATGAGGTGACGGGGCTGTACAATTCCGATTACCTCTATTCCGCGCTGACCCGTGAGGTTTCGCGCGCCCGCGATTTTGCCACCCCGCTGACCCTTGCGCTTATCACCATTGATATGCCGGTTTCGCTGCAAGTGAAAGGGCAGCCGGAGTTGGAGGAAACGGTGTACGCCCACGTTGGGGCCATGATTAGCCGCGCCATCCGCCCCTACGACACCGCCGGGCGGCTTCCCGATGGCGGGTTCGGCGTGGTGCTGATTGGGAAGAACGACCAGCAGGCCTACCTTTGGGGAGAGAAATTGCGGAAGGAGATTGCCGGGCGGGTTATCACCGTTGGCCAGCGAAAACTTTCGGTGACCATCTCAACCGGGCTTTGCGATTTGGGCGATCTTGAAGGGGCCGATGTGGTAATCAACGGAGCGCGGCAGGCCCTGGACACCGCACGGAAAGGGGAAGGAAATGCGATAGTCCTCTACTAA
- a CDS encoding fibronectin type III domain-containing protein, with protein sequence MKLKSFLIGSALLATLVVGGCNENDNPVDPTPDPVAPKAVTNLVAVSLDKSTVGLRWNSPVDTALTGYEVSWKSLDGIDSASITSNDTTETIPNLREGKIYTFTVRTKRGTTLSAAVTRQWAGAQRFSNDAANPAMTIKLYEKASSNGSGLTLDPSLGGPKNVSVAKPTSDVQLGFIVDPAGKVVIGAAYSFPEFKNVDKFDSNTYVSTQSWVATGLNDWFITQSLDTYIPNDDGNLRAFTFEATVSGATGQGFVVRTGGKDNYHYARVFVNNVGGKLLQGTAPNRYVELTISYQNTPNVPFAKRGAESPVGVYSRRLY encoded by the coding sequence ATGAAACTCAAAAGCTTTTTGATCGGCAGCGCGTTGCTTGCCACGTTGGTAGTGGGCGGTTGCAACGAGAACGACAACCCCGTTGACCCAACACCAGATCCAGTTGCACCGAAGGCCGTCACCAATTTGGTGGCCGTTTCGCTGGACAAGTCTACCGTTGGCCTCCGCTGGAATTCCCCAGTTGACACCGCCTTAACTGGCTATGAAGTATCCTGGAAAAGCCTTGACGGTATCGACTCCGCAAGTATCACCAGTAATGATACAACAGAAACAATCCCCAACTTGAGAGAAGGGAAGATCTACACCTTCACTGTAAGAACCAAGCGTGGCACAACGTTGTCAGCCGCTGTTACCCGCCAGTGGGCAGGCGCGCAGCGGTTCAGCAACGATGCTGCAAACCCAGCGATGACGATCAAGTTGTACGAAAAAGCATCCTCCAACGGAAGCGGATTGACCCTGGACCCAAGCCTGGGCGGCCCGAAGAACGTGTCGGTTGCCAAGCCAACATCGGATGTTCAACTTGGCTTTATTGTTGACCCCGCTGGGAAAGTGGTGATCGGTGCCGCGTACTCCTTCCCAGAGTTCAAGAACGTGGATAAGTTCGACAGCAACACCTACGTCTCCACGCAATCGTGGGTAGCAACGGGATTGAACGATTGGTTCATCACACAATCGCTTGACACGTATATTCCAAACGACGACGGCAACCTTCGCGCCTTCACCTTCGAGGCAACGGTAAGCGGAGCAACCGGGCAAGGGTTTGTGGTTCGCACCGGCGGAAAGGACAACTACCACTACGCTCGCGTTTTTGTGAACAACGTTGGTGGCAAGCTGCTGCAAGGCACCGCACCAAACCGCTACGTGGAGCTGACGATCTCCTACCAAAACACGCCAAACGTACCGTTCGCCAAGCGTGGTGCCGAGTCGCCAGTGGGTGTCTATTCCCGCCGCTTGTACTAA
- a CDS encoding cob(I)yrinic acid a,c-diamide adenosyltransferase translates to MALKIYTKTGDDGTTGLFGGQRVSKDSLRIECYGTVDELNSAVGLARSHGLPAEYEELADTLQQQLFVLGADLATPHLHDAKKYDAKKFSIPRVTPADVECLETAIDRLEQTLPPLKNFILPGGTPSGAALHLARTICRRAERSAVTLHGQEPTIGQLPITYLNRLSDLLFVLARAANHAAGIEEHPWKPRG, encoded by the coding sequence ATGGCACTAAAAATCTACACGAAAACCGGCGACGACGGGACCACCGGGCTGTTCGGCGGCCAACGGGTCAGCAAGGACTCGCTCCGCATTGAATGCTACGGAACGGTTGATGAACTGAACAGCGCGGTTGGCCTTGCCCGCTCGCACGGGCTTCCCGCCGAATATGAGGAGCTTGCCGACACCTTGCAGCAGCAGCTGTTCGTGCTGGGTGCGGACCTTGCCACGCCGCACCTGCACGATGCCAAGAAATATGATGCCAAAAAATTTTCCATCCCCCGCGTTACACCCGCCGATGTGGAGTGTCTGGAGACGGCAATTGACCGTTTGGAGCAGACGCTACCTCCGTTAAAGAACTTCATTCTTCCTGGGGGAACGCCCAGCGGTGCGGCGTTGCATCTGGCCCGCACAATCTGCCGACGCGCCGAACGAAGTGCCGTAACGCTGCATGGCCAGGAACCCACCATCGGCCAGTTGCCAATAACGTATCTGAACCGCCTGAGCGACCTGCTGTTTGTTCTTGCCCGCGCCGCTAACCATGCCGCCGGAATCGAAGAACACCCCTGGAAGCCTCGGGGATAA
- a CDS encoding TIGR00282 family metallophosphoesterase: MPELLRILLVGDVVGEPGLQRLADELPGLIQQYAANFVIVNGENVYDGKGIRNSDAETMFRAGAHVITSGNHIWEKWQSKDVLANNRNVIRPLNYPRGNVGLGFVTNALPTGHTVTVINLQGRTFLPSIDCPFHAADWALDKLRHTTGAIIVDFHAEATAEKMALAAYLDGRVSAVIGTHTHVQTNDARILPGGTAFLTDVGMTGAYDSVIGMKKEVAIKRFMLQTPHKFEMATGDTRLAAVYLEIDPATMHAVKIEQLLTPPLLRERPLAGT; encoded by the coding sequence ATGCCTGAACTTCTTCGCATCCTGTTGGTTGGTGATGTTGTTGGCGAACCCGGGCTTCAACGCCTTGCCGACGAACTTCCCGGATTGATCCAGCAGTATGCCGCCAACTTTGTTATTGTCAACGGGGAGAACGTGTACGACGGGAAGGGAATCCGCAACTCGGATGCCGAAACAATGTTCCGCGCCGGGGCGCACGTGATCACTTCTGGGAATCATATCTGGGAGAAATGGCAGTCGAAAGATGTGCTGGCCAACAACCGGAACGTGATCCGCCCGCTGAACTACCCTCGCGGCAATGTTGGGCTGGGGTTCGTAACAAACGCCCTTCCCACCGGTCACACTGTCACCGTGATAAACTTGCAGGGGCGCACCTTCCTTCCCAGCATTGATTGCCCGTTCCATGCCGCCGATTGGGCGTTGGACAAACTGCGCCACACAACCGGCGCCATTATCGTGGACTTCCACGCCGAAGCCACTGCCGAGAAAATGGCCCTTGCCGCCTACTTGGACGGGCGGGTTAGCGCGGTGATTGGGACCCACACGCACGTCCAGACCAACGATGCCCGCATCCTTCCCGGGGGAACCGCATTCCTGACCGATGTTGGAATGACCGGCGCGTACGACTCGGTGATCGGCATGAAAAAGGAGGTGGCGATCAAGCGGTTTATGCTGCAAACCCCCCACAAATTCGAGATGGCAACCGGCGACACCCGGCTTGCAGCGGTCTATCTGGAAATTGACCCGGCAACCATGCACGCCGTGAAAATCGAGCAACTGCTAACGCCCCCGTTGCTGCGGG